In Lotus japonicus ecotype B-129 chromosome 5, LjGifu_v1.2, one genomic interval encodes:
- the LOC130720885 gene encoding transcription factor MYB61-like, whose amino-acid sequence MGRHSCCYKQKLRKGLWSPEEDEKLLNHITKHGHGCWSSVPKLAGLQRCGKSCRLRWINYLRPDLKRGAFSQQEENLIIELHAVLGNRWAQIAAQLPGRTDNEIKNLWNSCLKKRLRQRGIDPSTHKPLSEVENDNKDNKPFTANKSNQKASNEVMSFVEPPEPKINNSSSRLSSTPNTTQELFLDSCRTSDMAGCFSFQNLNYGQNMGLTANPSSSFCFTPTSDLNSTINSTMLHSVSSSIFPTTYAKPTTLSFQSSNNPSSISSDGVHNWETSNSFSNSNNTNKSNGSSISSTNFLDNSNLIWGLAESSMKVGKDAHAHLPLQAEEQEEMKWCEYLNNPFLMGNTVQNNQASQSIYSTEAKPETGFMTDESCASWNQHPSPAFQSSDIYTKDLQRFSVAFGQTL is encoded by the exons ATGGGAAGACACTCTTGCTGCTACAAGCAGAAGCTACGCAAAGGTCTCTGgtctccagaggaagatgaaaagCTCTTGAATCACATCACCAAACATGGCCATGGATGCTGGAGCTCCGTCCCAAAACTAGCTG GTTTGCAGAGGTGTGGGAAGAGCTGCAGGTTGAGGTGGATAAATTACCTGAGGCCTGATTTGAAGAGAGGAGCATTCTCACAACAGGAAGAGAATTTGATCATTGAACTCCATGCCGTCCTTGGCAACAG GTGGGCTCAGATTGCAGCACAGTTACCAGGAAGAACTGACAATGAGATTAAAAATCTGTGGAATTCATGCCTTAAGAAGAGGCTCAGGCAAAGAGGCATTGACCCAAGCACCCACAAGCCTCTCTCTGAGGTTGAGAATGATAACAAGGACAACAAGCCATTCACAGCCAACAAAAGCAACCAGAAAGCATCCAATGAAGTGATGAGTTTTGTTGAGCCACCAGAACCCAAGATCAACAACAGTAGTAGCAGGTTGAGCAGCACCCCAAACACCACCCAGGAATTGTTCCTAGATAGTTGCAGAACATCTGACATGGCAGGGTGCTTTTCTTTCCAAAACTTGAACTATGGACAGAACATGGGGCTCACTGCAAATCCCAGTTCATCTTTTTGCTTCACACCAACCTCAGACCTCAATTCTACCATAAACTCCACCATGCTCCATTCTGTTTCAAGTTCTATTTTCCCAACAACATATGCAAAGCCCACTACTCTTAGTTTCCAATCCAGTAACAACCCTTCTTCCATATCCAGTGATGGGGTTCACAACTGGGAAACCAGTAACAGCTTCAGCAACAGTAACAACACAAACAAAAGCAATGGGAGCAGCATTAGCAGCACAAATTTCCTTGACAACAGCAATCTAATTTGGGGGCTGGCAGAGTCATCTATGAAGGTTGGTAAAGATGCTCATGCTCATTTACCTCTACAAGCAGAAGAACAAGAAGAGATGAAATGGTGTGAGTATCTTAACAACCCATTTCTTATGGGAAACACAGTGCAGAATAATCAAGCCTCTCAATCTATTTACAGCACTGAGGCTAAACCAGAAACAGGATTCATGACAGATGAGTCATGTGCTAGTTGGAACCAGCACCCATCACCAGCTTTTCAAAGTTCAGATATATATACAAAGGATCTGCAGAGATTTTCTGTGGCTTTTGGACAAACCCTGTAG